The following coding sequences are from one Tolumonas lignilytica window:
- the cysQ gene encoding 3'(2'),5'-bisphosphate nucleotidase CysQ — translation MLNDELINAVLEIAEEAGKAILAVYDEPVELTVKADESPLTQADKASHHLIEQRLTALTPDWPVISEESDETVKSQRTHLSAYWLVDPLDGTKEFIKRNGEFTVNIAFIVNGVAEFGVVGVPVQNKLYWGGKDCGCWLKTVDAVLPLPLVNEKSELLRVVGSRSHVNAETAEYLQKLGEHELVSVGSSLKFCLLAEGNADLYPRLGPTCEWDTAAAQAVLEGAGGKVETLEGEPLRYSKPEILNPWFVASI, via the coding sequence ATGCTGAATGATGAACTGATCAATGCTGTACTTGAAATTGCTGAGGAAGCAGGAAAGGCCATTCTGGCTGTCTATGACGAACCGGTAGAGCTGACGGTAAAAGCGGATGAATCTCCTCTGACGCAAGCCGATAAGGCCTCACATCACCTGATAGAGCAGCGTTTGACGGCACTGACGCCAGATTGGCCTGTGATTTCTGAAGAATCTGACGAAACAGTGAAAAGCCAACGGACACACTTATCGGCTTATTGGTTGGTGGACCCGCTAGACGGTACGAAAGAGTTTATTAAGCGCAATGGGGAATTTACCGTCAATATTGCTTTTATCGTCAATGGTGTCGCTGAGTTTGGCGTTGTCGGGGTACCAGTCCAGAATAAATTGTATTGGGGTGGAAAAGACTGCGGTTGTTGGCTGAAAACGGTGGATGCCGTGCTCCCGTTACCGCTTGTAAATGAAAAAAGCGAATTGTTGCGGGTCGTGGGTAGCCGTTCGCATGTTAATGCCGAAACTGCTGAATATCTGCAAAAACTCGGTGAGCATGAGCTGGTATCGGTGGGCAGTTCGCTGAAATTTTGTCTGTTGGCAGAAGGTAACGCAGACTTATATCCACGGCTTGGCCCTACTTGTGAATGGGACACGGCTGCGGCGCAGGCTGTTTTAGAAGGGGCGGGTGGCAAGGTGGAAACACTGGAAGGAGAGCCTCTGCGTTATAGCAAACCAGAGATTTTGAACCCCTGGTTTGTGGCGTCGATTTGA